In Opitutaceae bacterium TAV5, one genomic interval encodes:
- a CDS encoding membrane protein has translation MPPAFRKSRIILATLGTIVAISSLAYVSVNTEKLMLLGSFGASALLLFALPEAPLSQPRSVVLGHLSASVIALVCLICFGPQWWAMGVATGLGVGFMMLTRTVHPPAGSNAIIVFLAKPAWGFLVFSTLAGTLTLVVLAILYHRTTRHHRYPRYYWRAAQIATE, from the coding sequence ATGCCGCCCGCCTTCCGCAAATCCCGGATCATTCTCGCCACCCTTGGCACCATCGTCGCGATCTCCTCGCTGGCCTATGTCTCCGTCAATACGGAGAAGCTCATGCTGCTCGGCTCGTTCGGCGCTTCCGCCCTGCTGCTCTTCGCCCTGCCGGAAGCTCCGCTCTCGCAGCCGCGGTCGGTCGTGCTCGGGCATCTCTCGGCGTCGGTCATCGCACTGGTCTGCCTCATCTGCTTCGGGCCGCAGTGGTGGGCGATGGGCGTGGCAACCGGCCTGGGCGTCGGCTTCATGATGCTGACGCGCACCGTGCACCCGCCGGCCGGCTCGAATGCCATCATCGTCTTTCTCGCCAAACCCGCCTGGGGTTTCCTTGTCTTTTCCACCCTGGCCGGGACACTGACGCTGGTCGTGCTCGCCATCCTCTATCACCGCACCACCCGCCACCACCGCTACCCGCGCTACTACTGGCGGGCCGCGCAGATCGCGACGGAATGA